A single genomic interval of Lentimicrobium saccharophilum harbors:
- a CDS encoding phosphoglycerate kinase, which yields MKHIDSYEFTGKRALIRVDFNVPLDDELKITDTTRIDAALPSIRKVLAGGGSVILMSHLGRPKKNFENKLSLKHIVPYLSHVLGQEVKFADDCMGESARTLSAGLKPGEVLLLENLRYYEEEEGKPRLPETATEEEKKAAKAATKEKQKDFTKQLSTYADCYINDAFGTAHRAHASTALVAKYFPEDKLFGYLMNAEVGSLNKVLREGKKPFTAVLGGAKVSGKIQIINHLLDKVDNLIIGGGMMFTFIKAQGGNVGKSLVEEDLLELAINTLEGAKMHGVNIILPVDAVAANAFANDADTKLVKSGEIPDGWMGLDIGPESVALFDKILMNSSTILWNGPMGVFEMPAFAEGTIQVAKSIANATQKGAFSLVGGGDSVAAVNKFKLADKVSYVSTGGGAMLEFIEGKILPGVAAIEE from the coding sequence ATGAAACACATTGATTCATACGAATTTACAGGCAAACGCGCGCTTATCCGCGTTGATTTTAACGTACCCCTGGATGATGAGCTGAAAATCACCGATACCACCCGTATTGACGCGGCGCTCCCTTCAATCAGGAAGGTGCTTGCCGGAGGCGGTTCAGTGATCCTTATGTCGCACCTGGGCAGGCCTAAAAAGAATTTCGAAAATAAGTTGTCACTCAAACATATCGTTCCTTACCTGAGCCATGTACTGGGTCAGGAGGTTAAATTCGCCGATGATTGCATGGGTGAATCGGCCAGAACCCTGAGTGCCGGGCTAAAGCCGGGCGAAGTGCTGCTGCTCGAAAACCTCCGTTACTACGAAGAGGAAGAAGGAAAACCCCGTTTGCCCGAAACAGCGACCGAAGAGGAGAAAAAAGCTGCCAAAGCCGCCACAAAGGAAAAACAGAAAGATTTCACCAAACAGCTTTCAACTTATGCCGATTGCTACATCAATGACGCATTCGGCACTGCGCACAGGGCCCATGCTTCTACCGCGCTGGTAGCAAAATACTTCCCCGAAGATAAACTATTCGGTTACCTGATGAATGCTGAAGTCGGCAGCCTCAATAAAGTGCTGAGAGAAGGCAAAAAACCATTTACTGCTGTACTAGGTGGCGCCAAAGTTTCCGGCAAAATACAAATCATCAACCATCTGCTGGATAAGGTGGATAACCTCATTATCGGAGGCGGCATGATGTTTACCTTTATCAAGGCGCAGGGCGGTAACGTAGGCAAATCTCTGGTTGAAGAAGACCTGCTCGAACTGGCAATCAACACCCTGGAAGGCGCAAAAATGCACGGCGTCAACATTATTCTCCCTGTAGATGCGGTTGCAGCCAATGCATTTGCCAATGATGCCGATACTAAACTGGTTAAATCAGGCGAAATTCCCGACGGATGGATGGGCCTCGATATCGGACCTGAATCCGTTGCGCTGTTCGATAAAATCCTGATGAACTCGTCAACCATTCTCTGGAACGGGCCCATGGGCGTTTTCGAAATGCCGGCATTTGCCGAAGGTACCATTCAGGTAGCCAAATCCATCGCCAATGCGACCCAGAAGGGCGCCTTTTCGCTGGTTGGCGGAGGAGACTCTGTTGCTGCTGTCAATAAATTCAAGCTTGCTGATAAAGTGAGTTACGTCAGCACCGGCGGAGGTGCCATGCTTGAGTTTATCGAAGGGAAAATCCTCCCCGGTGTAGCAGCCATTGAGGAATAA
- a CDS encoding single-stranded DNA-binding protein, producing the protein MKALKNHVQLIGHLGADPEVKTFENGRMMARLSLATNEPARGKNGEKSIRTHWHTLVVWGKLAEICAKYLQKGREIAVEGRISYRTYTDSEGNSRLSTEITVNDLLMISGKRAG; encoded by the coding sequence ATGAAAGCATTAAAAAATCATGTTCAGCTGATCGGCCACCTGGGTGCGGATCCTGAAGTAAAAACGTTTGAAAACGGCCGTATGATGGCCCGTCTTTCGCTGGCAACCAATGAGCCTGCCAGGGGTAAAAACGGGGAGAAGTCTATCCGCACCCACTGGCATACACTGGTTGTTTGGGGTAAACTGGCTGAAATATGCGCAAAGTATCTCCAAAAAGGGAGGGAGATTGCAGTGGAAGGCCGTATTTCATACCGCACCTACACGGATAGTGAGGGAAACAGCCGCTTAAGCACTGAGATAACCGTAAATGACCTGTTGATGATCAGCGGGAAAAGGGCCGGATAG